Proteins from one Thermoanaerobaculia bacterium genomic window:
- a CDS encoding sugar phosphate nucleotidyltransferase: MAVTFRAVLLAGGAGTRLWPLSTEAEPKQFLRLWGTTSLLQDAWRRVRPAASRVCVATAERYAARTREELPDLPPGDLLLEPSRRNTAAAIVRAAVVLGRESDEPVVFLPADQTVADPEAFAGCLAQAAAAAAAEPVIALLGVRPERAETEYGYVEVEAGTGPRRVRRFVEKPSREAAEAYLRGGNLLWNAGIFAFRPSSGIAASAAAAPELLEACRRYVERPSAEAWDRIPAISFDYAVMEKSSDAICVPCDAGWNDVGSYRALRELKGMDAAGNLVISDRPVVVEGVRDSIVAVSAAGALVFPFARESELRGRIAGAAGEGK; the protein is encoded by the coding sequence GTGGCCGTGACGTTTCGCGCGGTCCTCCTCGCGGGCGGCGCGGGGACGCGTCTCTGGCCGCTTTCGACGGAAGCCGAGCCGAAGCAGTTCCTCCGCCTCTGGGGGACGACGAGCCTCCTCCAGGATGCATGGCGGCGCGTCCGGCCCGCCGCCTCGCGCGTCTGCGTGGCGACCGCGGAGCGCTATGCGGCGCGAACCCGCGAGGAGCTCCCCGACCTTCCGCCCGGCGACCTCCTCCTCGAGCCCTCCCGCCGCAACACGGCGGCCGCGATCGTCCGCGCGGCCGTCGTCCTCGGCCGCGAGAGCGACGAGCCGGTCGTCTTCCTCCCCGCGGACCAGACCGTCGCCGACCCCGAGGCGTTCGCAGGATGCCTGGCGCAGGCGGCCGCGGCGGCCGCGGCCGAGCCCGTGATCGCCCTCCTCGGGGTGCGGCCCGAACGGGCCGAGACGGAATACGGTTACGTCGAGGTGGAGGCCGGAACCGGTCCCCGTCGGGTCAGGCGCTTCGTCGAGAAGCCCTCGCGGGAAGCCGCCGAAGCCTACCTGCGCGGGGGGAATCTCCTCTGGAACGCGGGGATCTTCGCGTTCCGCCCCTCCTCGGGGATCGCGGCGTCGGCGGCCGCCGCGCCGGAATTGCTGGAGGCCTGCCGCCGTTATGTCGAGCGTCCCTCGGCCGAGGCCTGGGACCGGATCCCGGCGATTTCTTTCGATTATGCGGTGATGGAGAAGAGCAGCGACGCGATCTGTGTCCCGTGCGATGCGGGGTGGAACGACGTGGGCTCGTATCGCGCGCTCCGCGAGCTCAAGGGGATGGACGCCGCCGGCAACCTGGTGATTTCCGACCGGCCCGTCGTCGTCGAGGGCGTGCGCGACTCGATCGTCGCGGTCTCGGCCGCCGGAGCGCTCGTCTTCCCGTTCGCTCGCGAGAGCGAGCTCCGCGGACGGATCGCCGGCGCGGCGGGAGAGGGGAAATGA
- a CDS encoding transglutaminaseTgpA domain-containing protein: MSEPWSKPLRAVHQRALLPLAVLAPAALPWTGAASFAAVGVYEALLAAAWIRARRGRPLSLSNAALNVLALAYVAWFFLAARALHAGLVRTASNLLLFTAAAKLVSLKNRREENLTLLLCFFLALDSASTSTHVVSLAFLAVLAAVGFRTLARLAVLADFDRAPPESALGRLPTWGVAAGSVAATALVSVPLFMAFPRLQSPFAVAPIPKMAADGSFFTSDRVDLESFSSTKHSDRILLRVQTPDGELPDPLRLREATFNRYRRGHWVREGMVSSRLRESGDGRVELPPQYATAVPSKTPRPRRTLSIETSSFTPGFLFVPYGTTAIASAGTALAISSDATITYSGAPSDRRYAAEYVLQADGAGPGRTSVPLHDVPPEVAVLTRRIVAGASTPEEIASRLLAYLGRGFTYRVDVPEAVGDPVVDFLTRTRAGHCEYFASALALMMRSAGIPARLATGSLGGEVGPLTSEILVRGENLHAWVEASLDGERFRVFDPTPPEGRPRIVTVSLWRRLAELGNEVEYFYDRNVLGFSTLEQVQLVEAAREAALRMENAAARAGALARVHRSRAAAAAALALAAAAFLRLARRRRRVPPATRAYLRIRRLHARRFGPLPESAPSGAVIRGFARAGRGAGVAARKIVETYRAEAFGDAPPDVETVREIRRLVRALKKASAAAAAVLILLAASPGAARAADPAVSQDARRQDLAGLQARVEESRRRLAEAEKKTASLRQEVEALDLRLELAQRQRELIAARRDDLARRSSSLGADLESARAARARSADSLRARVLLLSRLGRFGYLRLLLAARGTTEVFAAMRTLDAMAQTDARELARFTDAGRRLETDLRSQNDLRKETEQLLAQDREEERRIAAGKSERMRLLAQSRSETVATRREVSELSEKAQKLEALLDLLAKGESTTIGSPRPWRGVLDWPVRGTIAVTFGRHRHPKFDAWTVSNGVEIAAPDGTPVAAVYGGRVVFARWFADYGNMAVIDHGDEVLTLYARLRSILVRVGDVVSTGDKVGLVGIGPGETEPSLYFEVRDHQKASDPMTWLR; this comes from the coding sequence GTGAGCGAGCCCTGGTCGAAGCCGCTCCGGGCCGTCCATCAGCGCGCCCTGCTTCCGCTCGCCGTTCTCGCGCCCGCCGCCCTGCCGTGGACCGGCGCCGCCTCGTTCGCCGCCGTCGGCGTGTATGAGGCGCTCCTCGCGGCCGCCTGGATCCGCGCCCGGCGCGGCCGGCCGCTCTCGCTCTCCAACGCGGCGCTGAACGTCCTCGCGCTCGCCTACGTCGCCTGGTTCTTCCTCGCGGCCCGGGCGCTCCACGCCGGCCTCGTGCGGACCGCGTCGAACCTCCTCCTCTTCACGGCCGCGGCCAAGCTCGTCTCGCTCAAGAACCGGCGCGAGGAGAACCTGACGCTCCTCCTCTGCTTCTTCCTCGCGCTCGACTCGGCCTCGACCTCGACGCACGTCGTCTCGCTCGCGTTCCTCGCCGTCCTCGCCGCCGTCGGGTTCCGGACGCTCGCGCGGCTCGCCGTCCTCGCCGACTTCGACCGCGCCCCGCCGGAGAGCGCCCTCGGGAGGCTCCCGACGTGGGGGGTGGCGGCCGGATCGGTCGCGGCGACGGCGCTCGTCTCGGTCCCGCTCTTCATGGCGTTTCCGCGCCTGCAGAGCCCGTTCGCCGTCGCGCCGATCCCGAAGATGGCCGCCGACGGGTCGTTCTTCACGTCCGACCGGGTCGATCTCGAGTCGTTCTCGTCGACCAAGCACAGCGACCGGATCCTCCTCCGCGTCCAGACGCCCGACGGCGAGCTCCCCGATCCGCTCCGGCTCCGCGAGGCGACGTTCAACCGGTATCGGAGGGGGCACTGGGTGCGGGAAGGGATGGTCTCCTCGCGGCTGCGGGAGAGCGGCGACGGGAGGGTCGAGCTGCCGCCGCAGTACGCCACGGCCGTCCCGTCGAAGACCCCGCGGCCCAGGCGGACGCTCTCGATCGAGACGTCGTCGTTCACGCCGGGGTTCCTGTTCGTTCCCTACGGCACGACGGCGATCGCGTCGGCCGGCACGGCCCTCGCGATCTCGTCCGACGCGACGATCACGTACTCGGGGGCGCCGAGCGACCGCCGGTACGCCGCCGAATACGTCCTGCAGGCGGACGGAGCCGGGCCGGGAAGGACGTCGGTTCCGCTCCACGACGTGCCGCCGGAGGTCGCGGTGCTGACGCGCCGGATCGTGGCCGGCGCCTCGACGCCGGAAGAGATCGCCTCGCGCCTCCTCGCCTATCTCGGACGCGGGTTCACGTACCGCGTCGACGTTCCCGAAGCGGTCGGCGATCCGGTCGTCGACTTCCTGACGCGCACCCGCGCCGGGCACTGCGAGTACTTCGCGAGCGCGCTCGCGCTCATGATGCGCTCGGCCGGGATCCCCGCGCGCCTGGCGACCGGCTCGCTCGGCGGCGAGGTGGGTCCGCTGACGAGCGAGATCCTCGTGCGCGGCGAGAACCTGCACGCGTGGGTGGAGGCGAGCCTCGACGGGGAGCGCTTCCGCGTCTTCGACCCGACTCCGCCCGAGGGGCGTCCGAGGATCGTCACGGTGTCGCTCTGGAGGCGGCTCGCCGAGCTCGGCAACGAGGTCGAGTACTTCTACGACCGGAACGTCCTGGGGTTCAGCACGCTCGAGCAGGTGCAGCTGGTCGAAGCGGCCCGCGAGGCCGCGCTGCGGATGGAGAACGCCGCCGCGAGAGCCGGCGCCCTGGCGCGCGTTCACCGCAGCCGGGCGGCCGCCGCTGCGGCGCTTGCGCTCGCGGCCGCGGCGTTCCTGCGGCTCGCCCGACGGCGCCGGCGGGTGCCGCCGGCCACGCGCGCCTATCTGCGCATCCGCCGGCTCCACGCTCGCCGCTTCGGGCCTCTCCCCGAGTCGGCCCCCTCCGGCGCGGTCATCCGCGGCTTCGCGCGGGCCGGCCGGGGCGCGGGAGTGGCCGCCCGGAAAATCGTCGAAACCTACCGGGCCGAGGCATTCGGGGACGCGCCGCCCGACGTCGAGACCGTGCGCGAGATCCGGCGGCTCGTGCGCGCGCTCAAGAAAGCCTCGGCCGCGGCCGCCGCCGTCCTGATCCTGCTCGCGGCCTCGCCCGGCGCCGCGCGCGCCGCCGATCCGGCGGTTTCGCAGGACGCGCGGCGGCAGGACCTCGCGGGACTCCAGGCGCGCGTCGAGGAGTCGCGGCGGCGCCTCGCGGAGGCGGAGAAGAAGACCGCTTCCCTCCGGCAGGAGGTCGAGGCGCTCGACCTGCGCCTCGAGCTGGCGCAGCGGCAACGGGAGCTCATCGCCGCGCGGCGAGACGACCTCGCGCGGCGCTCGAGCTCGCTCGGGGCCGATCTCGAGTCCGCGCGCGCCGCGCGCGCCCGGTCGGCCGATTCGCTGCGCGCGCGCGTCCTCCTCCTGTCGCGCCTGGGCCGGTTCGGCTATCTGAGGCTGCTCCTCGCCGCGCGGGGGACGACGGAGGTGTTCGCCGCGATGCGCACGCTCGACGCGATGGCGCAGACCGACGCGCGCGAGCTCGCGCGGTTCACCGACGCGGGGCGGCGGCTCGAGACCGACCTCCGGTCGCAGAACGACCTGCGGAAGGAGACCGAACAGCTCCTCGCGCAGGACCGGGAGGAGGAGAGGCGGATCGCGGCCGGGAAGAGCGAGCGGATGCGGCTGCTGGCGCAGTCCAGGAGCGAGACCGTCGCGACGCGGCGGGAGGTCTCCGAGCTCTCGGAGAAGGCGCAGAAGCTCGAGGCGCTCCTCGACCTCCTGGCGAAAGGAGAGTCGACGACGATCGGCTCTCCGCGGCCGTGGCGCGGCGTGCTCGACTGGCCCGTCCGCGGGACGATCGCCGTCACGTTCGGACGGCATCGCCACCCGAAATTCGACGCATGGACCGTCTCGAACGGCGTCGAGATCGCGGCGCCCGACGGAACGCCCGTCGCGGCCGTCTACGGAGGGCGGGTCGTGTTCGCCCGCTGGTTCGCCGACTACGGCAACATGGCGGTGATCGACCACGGCGACGAGGTGCTCACCCTCTACGCGCGCCTGCGGTCGATCCTGGTCCGCGTCGGCGACGTCGTCTCGACGGGGGACAAGGTGGGTCTCGTCGGCATCGGTCCCGGGGAGACGGAACCGTCCCTCTACTTCGAGGTCCGCGACCACCAGAAGGCCTCCGACCCGATGACGTGGCTCCGGTAG
- a CDS encoding DUF58 domain-containing protein has translation MSDRPITPLIPRWHIRITNFGLGYILMTLLVAIAATNTANNGLYTVLAGLLAGMIVSGVVSRRNLRAVRCTVEANGEIFAGRPAWIAVTVKNASGAFTAQGVWFLHEALPGPLYVAPLPPGAERRYTLEAVFPRRGVFAGGDAGLMSRFPVGLFRKYRGASWPKPIVVYPDPARGARRPEAPESSGGATSPASRRGFGPEVRTLREFVSGDDVRDLHWKQSARLQKWIVRERRDERSRRVVFAVDNAVADPLDPAAVAAVERAIAATAGEALALVEAGGEAGLAARGVSVAPAGGAGQRRRILEALARLEILPFAAAPAFPPPRPGERREVAA, from the coding sequence ATGTCTGATCGCCCCATCACCCCCCTCATCCCGCGCTGGCACATCCGCATCACGAACTTCGGGCTGGGCTACATCCTGATGACGCTGCTGGTCGCGATCGCCGCCACGAACACGGCCAACAACGGGCTCTACACGGTGCTCGCCGGGCTGCTCGCCGGCATGATCGTCTCCGGGGTCGTGTCGCGGCGGAACCTGCGGGCCGTGCGGTGCACGGTCGAGGCCAACGGCGAGATCTTCGCGGGACGCCCGGCGTGGATCGCGGTGACGGTGAAGAACGCGTCGGGGGCTTTCACCGCGCAGGGAGTCTGGTTCCTGCACGAGGCCCTTCCCGGTCCCCTCTACGTCGCGCCGCTCCCTCCGGGCGCGGAGCGCCGTTACACCCTCGAGGCGGTGTTCCCGCGGCGCGGCGTCTTCGCGGGCGGGGACGCCGGCCTGATGAGCCGGTTCCCCGTCGGCCTCTTCCGCAAGTACCGGGGCGCTTCGTGGCCGAAGCCGATCGTGGTCTATCCCGACCCGGCCCGCGGCGCGAGGCGCCCGGAGGCTCCGGAGTCCTCCGGCGGGGCGACGTCGCCGGCGAGCCGGCGGGGATTCGGCCCGGAGGTGCGGACGCTGCGCGAATTCGTCTCGGGCGACGACGTGCGAGACCTGCACTGGAAGCAGTCGGCGCGGCTGCAGAAGTGGATCGTCCGGGAGCGGCGCGACGAGCGTTCGCGGCGCGTCGTGTTCGCGGTCGACAACGCGGTCGCGGATCCGCTCGACCCGGCGGCGGTCGCCGCGGTGGAGCGCGCGATCGCGGCGACCGCGGGGGAGGCGCTCGCGCTCGTCGAAGCGGGAGGAGAGGCGGGTCTCGCCGCGCGCGGCGTCTCGGTCGCGCCGGCCGGCGGGGCCGGGCAGCGGCGTCGAATCCTGGAGGCGCTCGCCCGGCTCGAGATCCTTCCTTTCGCGGCGGCGCCCGCGTTTCCGCCCCCGCGGCCGGGAGAGCGCCGGGAGGTCGCCGCGTGA
- the murB gene encoding UDP-N-acetylmuramate dehydrogenase, with protein MLTLSPADGEVRPGEPLSGHTTLRIGGPAECFVAARTAEGLAAALRAARSEGKPFRILGKGSNVLVSDDGVAGCVVVLEGDFLAVEIEGDRLAAGAGASLGGVCAKAARAGLSGLEPISGIPSSIGGAVRINAGAYGGEIFDVLESVSLVSPDGAVEERPAAAIAHGYRWTALVDSGEIVCRAAMRLRRATREEIEGKTREVTEKRRGALPPQANAGSIFKNPPGRFAGKLLEDCGLKGVERGDAEISPRHANVIVNRGAARAADVLELMRLMRRSVEEKFGVELEPEVELVGLPWP; from the coding sequence ATGCTGACGCTGTCTCCCGCCGACGGGGAGGTCCGGCCCGGCGAGCCGCTCTCCGGTCACACGACGCTCCGGATCGGGGGGCCGGCCGAGTGCTTCGTCGCCGCCCGGACGGCCGAGGGGCTCGCCGCGGCGCTCCGGGCGGCGCGATCGGAAGGGAAGCCCTTCCGGATCCTGGGCAAGGGCTCGAACGTCCTCGTTTCCGACGACGGCGTCGCCGGCTGCGTCGTCGTCCTCGAGGGGGATTTCCTGGCGGTCGAAATCGAGGGCGACCGCCTCGCCGCCGGGGCCGGCGCGTCGCTGGGAGGCGTCTGCGCGAAGGCGGCGCGCGCGGGGCTGTCGGGGCTCGAGCCGATCTCGGGGATTCCCTCCTCGATCGGCGGCGCGGTGCGCATCAACGCCGGCGCCTACGGCGGCGAGATATTCGACGTGCTCGAGAGCGTGAGCCTCGTTTCTCCCGACGGCGCCGTCGAGGAGCGGCCGGCGGCCGCGATCGCGCACGGATACCGGTGGACGGCGCTCGTCGACTCGGGCGAGATCGTCTGCCGGGCGGCGATGCGGCTCCGCCGGGCGACGCGAGAGGAGATCGAGGGCAAGACCCGCGAAGTGACCGAGAAGCGCCGCGGCGCGCTCCCGCCGCAGGCGAACGCCGGGAGCATTTTCAAGAATCCGCCGGGGCGATTCGCGGGTAAACTGCTGGAAGATTGCGGCCTGAAGGGCGTCGAGCGCGGGGACGCCGAGATCTCCCCGCGGCACGCCAACGTCATCGTCAACAGGGGCGCGGCGCGGGCGGCCGACGTCCTGGAGCTGATGCGGCTGATGCGCCGGAGCGTCGAGGAGAAGTTCGGGGTCGAGCTCGAGCCCGAGGTCGAGCTGGTCGGGCTGCCGTGGCCGTGA
- the recA gene encoding recombinase RecA produces MPQIKPVPGTSPSPVLTEKMRAIETALTQIDRQYGKGAIMRLGDHPPVLISAIPTGSIAVDAALGVGGVPRGRVIEIFGPESSGKTTLSLQIIAQAQKKGGIAAFIDAEHAMDAEYAKKLGVDTDNLLVSQPDSGEQALEIAEMLIRSGAIDVVVIDSVAALVPKAELEGEMGEAQMGLQARLMSQALRKLTAIVSKSNTCLIFINQIREKIGVMFGNPETTTGGRALKFYSSVRIDIRRIASIKDGETVVGSRTKVKIVKNKVASPFRQAEFDINYGEGISRGGELLDLGTEAKLIEKSGSWLSYGDMRIGQGRENAKQFLKENPDLANELERKIREHLGLAPALAPAPEPPLEREPAKKKA; encoded by the coding sequence ATGCCTCAGATCAAACCCGTCCCCGGCACATCCCCGAGTCCCGTCCTCACCGAGAAGATGCGCGCCATCGAGACCGCGCTCACCCAGATCGACCGCCAGTACGGAAAGGGCGCGATCATGCGTCTCGGCGACCACCCGCCGGTCCTGATCTCCGCGATCCCGACCGGGTCGATCGCCGTGGACGCCGCCCTCGGCGTCGGAGGCGTGCCCCGCGGGCGCGTCATCGAGATCTTCGGCCCCGAGTCGTCGGGCAAGACCACCCTTTCGCTCCAGATCATCGCGCAGGCCCAGAAGAAGGGCGGGATCGCCGCCTTCATCGACGCCGAGCACGCGATGGACGCCGAGTACGCCAAGAAGCTCGGCGTCGACACCGACAACCTGCTCGTCTCGCAGCCGGACTCGGGAGAGCAGGCGCTCGAGATCGCCGAGATGCTGATCCGCTCCGGTGCGATCGACGTCGTCGTCATCGACTCGGTCGCGGCCCTCGTCCCGAAGGCCGAGCTCGAGGGGGAGATGGGCGAGGCGCAGATGGGCCTGCAGGCTCGCCTGATGTCGCAGGCCCTCCGGAAGCTGACGGCGATCGTCTCGAAGTCGAACACCTGCCTGATCTTCATCAACCAGATCCGGGAGAAGATCGGCGTGATGTTCGGCAACCCCGAGACGACGACGGGCGGCCGGGCGCTGAAGTTCTACTCCTCGGTGCGCATCGACATCCGCCGGATCGCCTCGATCAAGGACGGCGAAACCGTCGTCGGCTCGCGCACGAAGGTCAAGATCGTGAAGAACAAGGTGGCGTCCCCCTTCCGGCAGGCGGAGTTCGACATCAATTACGGCGAGGGGATCTCGCGCGGCGGCGAGTTGCTCGATCTCGGCACGGAGGCCAAGTTGATCGAGAAGTCCGGCTCCTGGCTCTCCTACGGCGACATGCGGATCGGCCAGGGGCGCGAGAACGCCAAGCAGTTCCTCAAGGAGAACCCCGACCTCGCCAACGAGCTGGAGCGCAAGATCCGCGAGCACCTCGGGCTCGCGCCGGCGCTCGCGCCGGCGCCGGAGCCTCCCCTCGAGCGGGAGCCGGCCAAGAAGAAGGCTTGA
- a CDS encoding phosphatidylglycerophosphatase A: protein MSRPSLRRAWKERPISTAIATGAGIGMIPLAPGTWGSAEGLALAAFLARVPRPALLDTPTAAPIASAGELAGLLILAAALAILAVGIVASGRVEALSESRDPGAIVVDEIAGQMIASAPCALLGAGGSLWGLSFLLFRLFDVWKPGPIRKLQEFPGGWGIVADDAAAGVLAGAITYAIGRIF from the coding sequence ATGTCAAGACCGAGCCTGCGGCGCGCATGGAAGGAGAGGCCGATCTCCACGGCGATCGCGACCGGCGCGGGAATCGGGATGATCCCGCTCGCGCCCGGGACGTGGGGAAGTGCCGAGGGGCTCGCCCTCGCCGCGTTCCTCGCGCGCGTGCCTCGCCCGGCGCTCCTCGACACGCCCACCGCCGCGCCGATCGCGTCCGCCGGGGAGCTCGCCGGTCTCCTGATCCTCGCCGCCGCTCTCGCGATCCTCGCCGTCGGGATCGTCGCGAGCGGGCGCGTCGAGGCGCTCTCGGAGTCGCGCGACCCGGGAGCGATCGTCGTGGACGAGATCGCCGGGCAGATGATCGCTTCCGCGCCCTGCGCGCTTCTCGGCGCGGGGGGCAGTCTCTGGGGCCTTTCGTTCCTCCTCTTCCGTCTCTTCGACGTCTGGAAGCCCGGGCCCATCCGCAAGCTCCAGGAGTTTCCGGGAGGCTGGGGGATCGTGGCCGACGACGCCGCGGCGGGCGTCCTCGCCGGCGCGATCACGTACGCGATCGGGAGGATTTTCTGA
- a CDS encoding MoxR family ATPase translates to MSASLDRLRETVGRVFRGNPDAIDLVLIAILSRGHVLIEDVPGVGKTTLARAIGKALDLKFTRIQFTSDTLPADVLGVSIYNASANRFVFHPGPIFGNVVLADEINRATPKTQSALLQAMNEGRVSTDEGTLDLPAPFVVIATQNPVEYLGTYPLPESQLDRFFLRLSLGYPPAREEKDLLQSGGAERTLDSVEPVLEPADLLALQARVEGVRVSDKLLDYVYALIEATRRRSDLRLPVSTRGAQAFYRAIQARALVAGRDFALPEDAQAVAEPVLSHRILSISSDGFGTGPREREVIKTILGEVPVPV, encoded by the coding sequence ATGAGCGCCTCGCTCGACCGCCTGCGGGAGACCGTCGGCCGCGTCTTCCGGGGAAATCCCGACGCGATCGACCTCGTCCTGATCGCGATCCTGTCGCGCGGGCACGTGCTGATCGAGGACGTGCCGGGCGTCGGGAAGACGACGCTCGCCCGCGCGATCGGAAAAGCGCTGGACTTGAAGTTCACCCGGATCCAGTTCACGAGCGACACGCTTCCCGCCGACGTGCTCGGGGTCTCGATCTACAACGCCTCGGCGAACCGCTTCGTCTTCCACCCGGGGCCGATCTTCGGCAACGTCGTGCTCGCCGACGAGATCAACCGGGCGACGCCGAAGACCCAGTCGGCCCTCCTTCAGGCGATGAACGAAGGGCGCGTGTCCACCGACGAAGGGACGCTCGACCTGCCGGCCCCGTTCGTCGTGATCGCGACGCAGAACCCGGTCGAGTACCTCGGGACCTACCCCCTTCCCGAGTCGCAGCTCGACCGCTTCTTCCTGCGCCTGTCGCTGGGATATCCGCCCGCGCGCGAGGAGAAGGACCTGCTCCAGAGCGGCGGCGCGGAGCGGACCCTCGACTCGGTCGAGCCGGTGCTCGAGCCCGCGGACCTCCTCGCGCTGCAGGCACGGGTCGAAGGGGTGCGCGTGTCGGACAAGCTCCTCGACTACGTCTACGCGTTGATCGAGGCCACCCGGCGCCGGTCCGACCTGCGCCTGCCGGTCTCGACGCGCGGGGCGCAGGCGTTCTACCGGGCGATCCAGGCGCGGGCGCTCGTGGCGGGACGGGACTTCGCGCTCCCCGAAGACGCGCAGGCGGTCGCCGAGCCGGTGCTCTCGCACCGGATCCTCTCGATCTCCTCGGACGGATTCGGGACCGGTCCGCGCGAGCGCGAAGTGATCAAGACGATCCTCGGGGAAGTGCCGGTCCCGGTATGA
- a CDS encoding S41 family peptidase: MKSNRSRLAFVLASLAGLVLLTALKGPVLAPPGRDPVLKPLAIFTEVLNLTRSNYVEPVDVSTLLAGAYDGVTDAIDPYSYYVPGDRMAKYRAFEASRPLDSGLVLGRRGGFAYVVAPVPGSPADAAGIKSGDVVLAIDGASTRNQALWEIESAIAGPEGSAVPLKVLRGGDEKEVTVRLTRQRYTPATVSQRAQDGVSVIRIPYFAPGTSAAVEKALRAQTAGGPPVIVDVRDSAGGDVDEAVRTASLFVPPGEVVKLSGKKIPGRDYATVGSRVWNGKTIVLIDGGTGGAPEVFAGALHDRAAAELVGEPTAGMGIVQRLLPMSSGGALYLTVGEYVSPSGTELTGKALKPTARVDLFPGDSGASDDAILKKALEIAHGAPAKAAA, from the coding sequence ATGAAGTCGAACCGCTCCCGGCTCGCGTTCGTGCTCGCGTCGCTGGCCGGCCTGGTGCTGCTGACGGCGTTGAAGGGGCCGGTCCTCGCTCCTCCCGGGCGCGACCCGGTCTTGAAGCCCCTGGCGATCTTCACCGAGGTCCTGAATCTCACCCGCAGCAACTACGTCGAGCCGGTCGACGTCTCGACGCTGCTCGCCGGCGCGTATGACGGCGTCACCGACGCGATCGATCCCTACTCCTACTACGTTCCCGGCGACCGGATGGCGAAGTATCGGGCGTTCGAGGCCTCCCGGCCGCTCGATTCGGGGCTCGTGCTCGGCCGCCGCGGCGGGTTCGCGTACGTCGTGGCGCCCGTCCCGGGCTCGCCGGCCGACGCCGCGGGAATCAAGTCGGGCGACGTGGTCCTCGCGATCGACGGCGCCTCGACCCGCAACCAGGCCCTGTGGGAGATCGAGTCGGCGATCGCCGGTCCGGAGGGTTCGGCGGTCCCGCTCAAGGTCCTGCGCGGCGGCGACGAGAAAGAGGTCACCGTCCGGCTCACGCGGCAGCGCTACACCCCGGCCACGGTGTCGCAGAGGGCCCAGGACGGCGTTTCGGTGATCCGGATCCCGTATTTCGCGCCCGGAACGTCGGCCGCGGTCGAGAAAGCGCTCCGCGCCCAGACCGCCGGCGGCCCCCCGGTGATCGTCGACGTTCGGGATTCCGCCGGCGGCGACGTCGACGAGGCGGTCCGCACCGCGTCGCTCTTCGTGCCGCCGGGCGAGGTCGTGAAGCTCTCGGGGAAGAAGATCCCGGGCCGGGACTACGCGACCGTCGGGTCCCGCGTCTGGAACGGAAAGACGATCGTGCTGATCGACGGCGGCACCGGGGGCGCGCCCGAGGTGTTCGCGGGCGCCCTCCACGATCGAGCGGCTGCCGAGCTCGTCGGAGAGCCGACGGCGGGGATGGGCATCGTCCAGCGGCTGCTCCCGATGAGCTCCGGCGGCGCGCTCTACCTGACCGTCGGCGAGTACGTCTCGCCCTCCGGCACGGAGCTGACGGGTAAGGCGCTCAAGCCCACCGCGCGCGTCGATCTCTTCCCGGGCGACTCCGGCGCTTCCGACGACGCGATCCTGAAAAAGGCGCTCGAGATCGCCCACGGCGCTCCCGCGAAAGCGGCGGCGTAG
- a CDS encoding type II toxin-antitoxin system VapC family toxin, whose product MPIKVVDASAVAAVLFVEPGADTVAGRIEGFELACPTLLPYEVASVCGKKIRRQPNLRRELLRSLLNLARMGITEHAVPPTDAVDLAQRLELTPHDAAYVWVARFLDAELVTLDRKLDRACRSAGR is encoded by the coding sequence GTGCCCATTAAGGTCGTCGATGCATCCGCTGTCGCCGCGGTGCTTTTCGTCGAACCGGGAGCCGACACCGTCGCCGGACGGATCGAGGGTTTCGAACTGGCTTGCCCGACGCTGCTGCCGTACGAGGTGGCGAGTGTGTGCGGGAAGAAGATTCGGAGACAACCGAATCTGCGCCGCGAGCTGCTGAGATCGCTCCTGAATCTCGCCCGGATGGGGATCACCGAGCACGCGGTGCCGCCGACGGATGCCGTGGATCTCGCGCAACGCCTGGAGCTCACGCCCCACGACGCCGCGTACGTGTGGGTCGCGCGCTTCCTCGACGCCGAGCTCGTGACCCTCGACCGGAAGCTCGATCGGGCCTGTCGGTCGGCGGGTCGCTGA